Proteins encoded by one window of Halococcus saccharolyticus DSM 5350:
- a CDS encoding class I SAM-dependent methyltransferase, whose protein sequence is MSNTDDRFRRYLAAKRTVDDRALDRQVFDRLATEVTRLDEERGERPFRVLDVGAGIGATLERLVEHDVLPAAVEYTLVDRQAANVDAVRERLPWWATDVGYEATEVDSGLRIENEDRWIDIEFAVADAFEYVETSTWDLLIGQAFLDLFDTERAFDALRDGLRPGGCWYFPITFDGGTVLRPTVDPDLDARIERAFHAHIDDGGDSHAGSHLLARASEIDTVLAAGGSDWVVHPRSGEYPDDETFFLRYIVDTIAGALDETGQCDSATLAGWAAARHRQIDRGELVYVAHQLDALGRIPAER, encoded by the coding sequence GTGTCGAACACTGACGACCGGTTCCGCCGGTATCTCGCCGCGAAACGGACGGTCGACGACCGCGCACTCGATCGACAGGTGTTCGATCGGCTAGCGACCGAGGTGACGCGACTCGACGAAGAACGGGGCGAACGACCGTTTCGCGTACTCGATGTCGGCGCGGGGATCGGCGCGACGCTCGAACGCCTCGTCGAACACGACGTGCTCCCGGCCGCCGTCGAGTACACGCTGGTCGACCGCCAGGCGGCGAACGTCGACGCCGTGCGTGAGCGTCTGCCCTGGTGGGCCACCGACGTGGGTTACGAGGCAACGGAGGTCGATTCCGGGCTCCGGATCGAGAACGAGGATCGATGGATCGATATCGAGTTTGCGGTTGCGGACGCCTTCGAATACGTCGAGACCAGCACGTGGGATCTACTGATCGGCCAGGCGTTCCTCGACCTGTTCGACACCGAGCGAGCGTTCGACGCCCTCCGCGACGGGCTCCGCCCCGGCGGCTGCTGGTACTTCCCGATCACCTTCGACGGCGGGACGGTGCTCCGTCCAACTGTGGACCCCGACCTCGACGCGAGGATCGAACGGGCCTTTCACGCCCACATCGACGACGGCGGCGACAGCCACGCCGGCAGCCATCTCCTCGCTCGCGCGAGCGAGATCGACACGGTGCTCGCCGCCGGTGGCTCGGACTGGGTGGTCCACCCTCGATCGGGAGAGTACCCCGACGACGAGACGTTCTTCCTCCGGTACATCGTGGACACGATCGCGGGCGCGCTCGACGAAACGGGACAGTGCGACTCGGCAACGCTCGCGGGCTGGGCCGCGGCGCGCCACCGCCAGATCGACCGTGGTGAGCTGGTGTACGTCGCCCACCAGCTCGACGCGCTCGGCCGCATCCCGGCGGAGCGCTGA
- a CDS encoding glycosyltransferase family 4 protein has protein sequence MNVGLVCYGDLDTNTGGFRYDRQLVEGLRERGDHVEVIELPWRDYARGLLDGLSGRLLDRIDVPVDVIIQDELAHPSLVGLNARLRARRDVPIVAIVHHLRCSEAHSRPAKGLYRAVERRYLAGVDGAICNSEVTRATVEDLATTETVVAPPAGDRFDPTIDSATIDARARESGPLRVVFLGSLVPRKGLDTLIEGLSRLPDEHWRLRVVGSPDANPGYVSSVRRLVARLGVDDRVTFVGKLPDGALRDALGESHVLAMPSTHEGFGIAYLEGMSFGLPALATTAGGARSVVTHGETGFLLRPGDPGAVARAVRTLADDRERLTQMGTAARDCYETWPTWDETTDRVRTFLDGFVADGTELKGQSQRRNPAGTVDRVEH, from the coding sequence ATGAACGTCGGCCTCGTGTGCTACGGCGACCTCGACACCAACACCGGCGGGTTCCGGTACGACCGGCAGCTCGTCGAGGGCCTGCGCGAACGCGGCGACCACGTCGAGGTGATCGAACTCCCGTGGCGTGACTACGCACGCGGGCTGCTCGACGGCCTCTCGGGGCGACTGCTCGATCGGATCGACGTTCCCGTCGACGTCATCATCCAGGACGAACTCGCCCACCCTTCGCTCGTCGGGCTCAACGCCCGGCTGCGAGCGAGGCGCGACGTGCCGATCGTCGCCATCGTCCACCACCTCCGGTGCAGCGAGGCACACTCCCGCCCCGCAAAGGGGCTGTACCGCGCGGTCGAGCGGCGCTACCTCGCCGGCGTCGACGGCGCGATCTGCAACAGCGAGGTGACGCGCGCGACGGTCGAGGACCTCGCCACGACCGAAACGGTGGTCGCCCCGCCGGCGGGTGATCGGTTCGACCCCACCATCGACTCGGCCACGATCGACGCCCGTGCCCGGGAATCGGGGCCGCTCCGCGTGGTCTTCCTCGGCAGTCTCGTTCCACGCAAGGGGCTCGACACCCTCATCGAGGGACTGTCGCGGCTCCCCGACGAGCACTGGCGACTCCGGGTCGTCGGGAGCCCGGACGCGAACCCGGGGTACGTCTCGTCCGTCCGCCGCCTGGTCGCCAGGCTCGGCGTCGACGACCGCGTGACGTTCGTGGGCAAACTTCCGGACGGCGCGCTGCGGGACGCTCTCGGCGAAAGCCACGTCCTCGCGATGCCCTCGACCCACGAAGGGTTCGGGATCGCGTACCTCGAAGGGATGAGCTTTGGCCTACCGGCGCTAGCCACGACCGCCGGCGGGGCACGATCGGTCGTCACCCATGGCGAGACCGGATTCTTGCTCCGCCCCGGCGATCCCGGCGCGGTGGCGCGCGCCGTCCGAACGCTCGCGGACGATCGTGAACGCCTCACTCAGATGGGGACGGCGGCCCGTGATTGTTACGAAACGTGGCCGACGTGGGATGAGACCACCGATCGAGTTCGGACCTTTCTCGACGGGTTCGTTGCGGACGGCACCGAACTGAAGGGACAATCACAGCGCCGGAACCCGGCTGGGACGGTGGATCGTGTCGAACACTGA
- a CDS encoding 6-pyruvoyl trahydropterin synthase family protein: MYTVSVMEDFIAQHYLTVPDPGPEGEVHSHHYEAELTLSGPELDEYDYLVDIETVEEVLAVVRARYEDALLNEQSKFAGHNPSVEHFAHVVWDLAADELDTDHLSTLTVTIWEDDDTWAAYEESV; this comes from the coding sequence ATGTACACAGTCAGCGTGATGGAGGACTTCATCGCCCAGCACTACCTCACGGTGCCCGATCCAGGGCCCGAGGGTGAGGTCCACTCCCATCACTATGAGGCTGAACTAACGCTCTCAGGTCCCGAACTCGACGAGTACGACTACCTCGTCGACATCGAGACGGTTGAAGAGGTTCTCGCTGTGGTCCGCGCGCGCTACGAGGACGCGCTGCTCAACGAACAGTCGAAATTCGCGGGCCACAACCCGAGTGTCGAGCACTTCGCGCACGTCGTCTGGGACCTCGCGGCCGACGAACTCGACACCGATCACCTCTCGACGCTCACAGTCACGATCTGGGAGGACGATGACACGTGGGCCGCCTACGAGGAGTCGGTGTGA